In the Flavobacterium sp. 90 genome, GAAGATGGGGAGTTATGGGTTCGTTATTGTGCTAATTCTAATTTTTATTATTCTCCACAATCTTTAGTAGTTACGGGAGAAGGTAAGCCTAGTTTTGGATATAGTGGATTATCTGCAAATTTGCAAAAAATGCATCGAGGAAATATGTATATTTTAGAGCAAGCTCTTAAGAATAAATTAATAAATGTTTGGAGCTTTTTATTATTTTGGTTTTATTATCAAATAAAACATCTTAGAAGAATAATACTAACTAAAAATTATGGCTTATGATTTTTAAGATTTTTTGGTTTTTAAGAGGTATTTTGTATATGCCTTTTTTTGGGAAGTATAAATTCCCTTCCTATATTGGAAAACCTGTTTATATAGGTAATTTTCATAGAATTTTTATATCTAAAAGAGTAAGGATATTTCCAGGCTCTCGTATAGAAGTTGTTGATGATGAGTCATCAATACTTTTTGAAGAAAATATATCAATAGGTCAAAATTTTCATATTACATCCGGTGGACAGTTGATTATAGGTAAAGACACTACAATTGCGGAAAATGTTATGATAACAAATATAGATCATGAGTATAAAGAAATAGGGGTCCATATTTTAAAACAACCTCTTATTGTTAAAGAAACAAAAATTGGAGAAAAT is a window encoding:
- a CDS encoding acyltransferase, with product MIFKIFWFLRGILYMPFFGKYKFPSYIGKPVYIGNFHRIFISKRVRIFPGSRIEVVDDESSILFEENISIGQNFHITSGGQLIIGKDTTIAENVMITNIDHEYKEIGVHILKQPLIVKETKIGENCFIGFGAVIQAGTILGNHCIVGSNSVVRGLFPDYCVIVGSPARIVRRYNLTKKVWDRTNPDGTFIEN